From the Paraburkholderia sp. PREW-6R genome, one window contains:
- the kdpF gene encoding K(+)-transporting ATPase subunit F has translation MNWILWLSGAATALLFVYLVYALLRAEDIE, from the coding sequence ACTGGATTCTCTGGCTGTCCGGCGCGGCGACCGCGCTGCTGTTCGTCTATCTGGTCTATGCGCTGCTGCGCGCGGAGGACATTGAATGA
- the kdpA gene encoding potassium-transporting ATPase subunit KdpA: protein MNANNVLQAGFYIVVLLIAAVPMSRYLSAVMDGSSRVVRWFGPLERGLYRVAGVDPSAEMGWRHYAIATIAFNVLGAAFLYVLLRVQNWLPGNPQQFGPMTVDGAFNTAVSFVTNTNWQDYTPEQTVGYLTQMLGLTVQNFLSAATGIVVVIALIRGFARHTAHTIGNFWVDLTRVTLYVLLPMSMILAAVLMSQGVIQNFKAYQDVPTLQTTSYAAPKLDAQGNAVKDAKGNPVTVDTPVKTQTIAMGPVASQEAIKMLGTNGGGFFNGNSAHPYENPTPFSNFVQIFSILLIPAALALAFGRMISDRKQGVAVLAAMTIAFGVCVFGEISAEQAGNPALTALHVDQSANALQSGGNAEGKETRFGIAQSGIFTVATTAASCGAVANTHDSLTPIGGLYPMLLMQLGEVIFGGVGSGMYGMLVFALLAVFVAGLMIGRTPEYVGKKIEAYEMKMVSIVVLLTPLLVLVGTSIAVLSDAGKAGIANPGAHGFSEILYAFSSAANNNGSAFAGLTVSTPFYNWLTAIAMWFGRFGTIVPVLAIAGSLAAKKRIGVTGGTLPTHGPLFVVLLLGTVLLVGALTYVPALALGPGVEHLMMMGAH from the coding sequence ATGAACGCCAATAATGTCCTGCAGGCCGGGTTCTATATCGTCGTGCTGCTGATTGCCGCCGTGCCGATGTCCCGTTATCTGAGCGCCGTGATGGACGGCAGCTCGCGCGTGGTGCGCTGGTTTGGCCCGCTCGAGCGCGGGTTATACCGCGTTGCGGGCGTGGACCCGTCGGCGGAAATGGGTTGGCGGCATTACGCGATCGCGACGATCGCATTCAACGTGCTGGGCGCCGCGTTCCTTTACGTGCTGTTGCGCGTGCAGAACTGGCTGCCTGGCAATCCGCAGCAGTTCGGCCCGATGACCGTCGACGGCGCGTTCAATACGGCTGTCAGTTTCGTGACCAACACGAACTGGCAGGACTACACGCCTGAGCAGACCGTCGGCTACCTGACGCAGATGCTTGGCCTGACCGTGCAGAACTTTCTGTCGGCCGCCACCGGTATCGTCGTGGTGATTGCGCTGATTCGCGGTTTCGCGCGCCATACGGCGCACACCATCGGCAATTTTTGGGTCGATCTGACACGCGTCACGCTTTACGTCCTGCTGCCGATGTCGATGATTCTCGCCGCCGTGCTGATGAGTCAGGGCGTGATCCAGAACTTCAAGGCCTATCAGGATGTGCCGACGCTGCAGACCACGTCGTATGCCGCGCCGAAACTCGACGCGCAAGGCAACGCCGTAAAAGACGCGAAAGGCAACCCGGTAACGGTCGACACGCCCGTGAAAACGCAAACCATCGCCATGGGTCCGGTGGCATCGCAGGAAGCGATCAAGATGCTCGGCACCAACGGCGGTGGCTTCTTCAACGGCAACTCGGCGCATCCGTATGAGAACCCCACGCCGTTCTCGAACTTCGTGCAGATCTTCTCGATTCTGCTCATTCCTGCCGCACTGGCGCTCGCGTTCGGCCGGATGATCTCGGACCGCAAACAGGGCGTGGCCGTGCTCGCGGCCATGACGATCGCGTTCGGCGTTTGCGTGTTCGGCGAAATCAGTGCGGAGCAGGCCGGCAACCCGGCGCTCACGGCGCTGCACGTCGATCAGTCGGCGAACGCGTTGCAGTCGGGCGGCAATGCGGAGGGTAAGGAAACGCGCTTCGGCATCGCGCAGTCCGGCATCTTCACGGTAGCGACGACCGCGGCGTCGTGCGGCGCGGTCGCCAATACGCACGACTCGCTGACGCCGATCGGCGGCCTTTATCCGATGCTGCTGATGCAACTCGGCGAAGTGATCTTCGGCGGCGTGGGTTCCGGCATGTACGGGATGCTCGTGTTCGCGTTGCTCGCCGTGTTCGTGGCCGGTTTGATGATCGGCCGCACGCCGGAGTACGTCGGCAAGAAGATCGAAGCCTACGAGATGAAGATGGTGTCGATCGTCGTGCTGCTCACGCCGCTGCTGGTGCTCGTGGGCACGTCGATCGCGGTGCTGAGCGACGCGGGCAAGGCGGGGATCGCAAACCCCGGCGCGCATGGCTTCTCCGAAATCCTCTATGCGTTCAGCTCGGCCGCGAACAACAACGGCAGCGCGTTCGCGGGCCTGACCGTCAGCACGCCGTTCTACAACTGGCTCACGGCCATCGCAATGTGGTTCGGCCGCTTCGGGACGATCGTGCCCGTGCTGGCCATCGCGGGCTCGCTCGCGGCGAAGAAGCGCATCGGCGTGACGGGCGGCACGCTGCCCACGCATGGCCCGCTCTTCGTCGTGCTGCTGCTCGGCACGGTGTTGCTGGTCGGCGCGCTCACGTATGTGCCGGCGCTGGCGCTCGGTCCGGGTGTCGAGCATCTGATGATGATGGGCGCCCATTAA